A genome region from Akkermansiaceae bacterium includes the following:
- a CDS encoding ATP-binding protein, with protein MALSNKQRVGQALEELQPALLAYLVPILDEAATGPRKAEIEQAMQECEVRTVNGTPHWEIQALLRMVIKLWGPLFTHRFDKNERTRVRSLVHEANDIRNRWAHDMPFSYDDTYRDLDTLGRVAEAIDGRDAHEKLREMAKAVMRVQFQEEARRETRRTSAMEGTPLPALKPWREVIAPHTDVAKGNFLEAEFVADLHAVHYGLANSEYGDPREFFARTFLTDGLKDLLKRALSRLNGNGGSPVLELKTNFGGGKTHSLLALYHLFGDTKATQLAGMDGLLRETGVNDTPATRRVVIAGHQLGVNQPRKKPDGIVVRTLWGEIAHQLGGAAAYEKIRSSDESGTNPGAEVLADLMREAGPCLILIDEWVAYLRETVDTQGLAAGSYESNFGFAQSITEAAKVVPQALVVASLPASRIEMGGARGEAAFEQLSNLFQRVATPWQSIRTEEGYEIVRRRLFESHLDYPARDAVVKAFHELYSSSKGGFPSNCSELAYRRKLDACYPIHPELFDKLDGVWSTLEKFQKTRGVLRFMAAVISELWQRDDRNLLIMPASVSLDSPRVSSVIKEVLPGGGSWDGVIHTDIDGQGAQAHLIDSENSGLGKYSACRRVARSIFIAAAPTSGPNRGVDDQHLLLACTQPGENPEKFGDALRRLSDRATYLYRDASRSWFALQPSVTRLAKDRAKSILESDQVDAEILKRLAKWEGRSAFPGGTQLAANPADIADEPATRLIILPPSAPVTKSPDGTPGQILAGELLTQAANRPRTHRNGLVFLAAEESQLQRLRESTSSLLAWRGIDRGQDSLELTAADKKMAVSKVEEFEKTTTAQLGDAWSMILVPESKNPKSPEITWLAIPCAGHDDKPRSVRKKLCDKEILHQSFNPFHLHRELDRHLWGMKNHISTREVASAFATFLFLPKLLHPDLLVEAIRNAFSGNSLMPDFFAYAEAYDSDEDRYLGLYTTERPPSVQIGDSLLIKPDAAMAQAATTHPPDSGLGQPTHPTQAGNGTTTPTTTGTGTSPQPAPQAATKTRFYGSVEIAPQKVSSSVQKVVDEVIQHLSAKYGSKLTISLEIEAESDSGFDENTVRIVSENANTLGFKEKGFE; from the coding sequence ATGGCCCTATCCAACAAACAACGCGTCGGCCAGGCGCTCGAAGAACTCCAGCCCGCCCTGCTTGCCTACCTCGTCCCGATCCTCGACGAGGCCGCGACCGGTCCGCGCAAAGCCGAAATCGAACAGGCGATGCAGGAGTGCGAGGTCCGCACGGTGAACGGAACCCCCCACTGGGAAATCCAGGCCCTGCTGCGGATGGTGATCAAGTTGTGGGGGCCCCTGTTCACTCACCGCTTCGATAAGAACGAACGAACCCGCGTCCGCTCACTCGTTCACGAGGCCAACGACATCCGCAACCGCTGGGCGCACGACATGCCGTTTTCCTATGACGACACCTACCGCGACCTAGACACACTCGGTCGCGTGGCTGAGGCCATTGATGGCCGTGATGCCCATGAGAAACTGCGCGAAATGGCCAAGGCCGTCATGCGAGTCCAGTTTCAGGAAGAAGCGCGACGCGAAACCCGCCGCACCTCAGCCATGGAGGGCACCCCGCTCCCGGCACTGAAGCCTTGGCGCGAGGTCATCGCACCGCACACGGACGTGGCCAAGGGCAATTTCCTCGAAGCGGAATTTGTGGCCGACCTCCACGCCGTCCACTATGGACTGGCCAATTCGGAATACGGCGACCCACGGGAGTTCTTCGCCCGCACATTCCTGACCGACGGCCTCAAAGACCTCCTCAAGCGCGCACTCAGCCGCCTGAACGGAAATGGCGGCAGCCCGGTTCTGGAACTCAAGACCAACTTCGGCGGAGGCAAGACCCACTCGCTGCTCGCCCTCTATCATCTTTTCGGAGACACGAAAGCAACCCAGCTCGCTGGCATGGATGGTCTGCTCCGCGAGACCGGCGTCAACGATACACCAGCCACACGAAGGGTGGTGATCGCCGGCCACCAGCTTGGCGTCAACCAGCCCCGGAAGAAACCCGATGGTATTGTGGTGCGCACGCTCTGGGGTGAAATTGCCCACCAACTCGGTGGGGCGGCGGCCTACGAGAAAATCCGCAGCTCGGATGAATCCGGCACCAATCCGGGAGCTGAAGTACTCGCCGATCTCATGCGGGAGGCCGGCCCCTGTCTCATTCTCATCGACGAGTGGGTTGCCTACCTGCGCGAAACTGTCGATACCCAAGGTCTCGCAGCCGGCTCCTACGAATCAAACTTCGGTTTCGCCCAGTCCATTACTGAAGCAGCCAAGGTGGTTCCCCAAGCGCTGGTCGTAGCATCACTTCCCGCCTCCCGAATCGAGATGGGCGGAGCACGGGGAGAAGCGGCGTTCGAGCAACTCTCCAATCTGTTCCAGCGTGTTGCCACTCCATGGCAATCCATCCGCACCGAGGAAGGCTACGAAATCGTTCGCCGCCGCCTCTTCGAGAGCCACCTCGACTACCCGGCGCGCGACGCGGTCGTGAAAGCCTTCCATGAACTTTACAGCAGCTCCAAAGGCGGTTTCCCGTCCAACTGTTCGGAACTTGCCTACCGCCGCAAGCTCGATGCCTGCTACCCGATCCATCCGGAACTCTTCGACAAGCTCGACGGTGTCTGGTCCACGCTGGAGAAGTTCCAGAAAACCCGTGGCGTACTCCGTTTCATGGCTGCTGTGATTTCCGAGCTCTGGCAGCGCGACGACCGCAACCTGCTCATCATGCCCGCCTCGGTTTCGCTCGACAGCCCCAGGGTTTCCAGCGTCATCAAGGAAGTCCTCCCCGGCGGTGGAAGCTGGGACGGCGTGATCCATACCGACATCGACGGCCAAGGAGCTCAAGCGCACCTCATTGACAGCGAAAACAGCGGCCTCGGGAAATACTCCGCCTGCCGCCGCGTCGCCCGCTCTATCTTCATCGCCGCCGCTCCCACCAGCGGCCCCAACCGCGGCGTGGACGATCAGCACCTTCTGCTCGCGTGCACCCAGCCCGGTGAGAATCCGGAAAAATTCGGCGATGCCCTGCGCCGTCTGTCCGACCGCGCGACCTACCTTTACCGTGATGCCTCGCGTTCTTGGTTCGCCCTGCAGCCCAGCGTCACCCGCTTGGCCAAGGACCGCGCCAAATCCATCCTCGAAAGCGACCAGGTCGATGCGGAAATCCTCAAACGCCTAGCCAAGTGGGAGGGCCGCAGCGCATTCCCCGGCGGCACCCAGCTCGCGGCCAATCCTGCCGACATCGCCGACGAGCCGGCCACGCGACTCATCATCCTGCCTCCCAGTGCTCCGGTCACCAAATCTCCGGATGGCACACCCGGCCAAATCCTTGCCGGAGAATTGCTCACCCAAGCGGCCAATCGCCCGCGCACACATCGCAACGGATTAGTCTTCCTCGCTGCGGAAGAATCCCAGCTGCAGCGGCTGCGCGAGTCCACCTCCTCCCTGCTCGCTTGGCGCGGCATCGATCGCGGTCAGGACAGCCTCGAACTCACCGCCGCCGACAAGAAAATGGCCGTCTCCAAAGTCGAGGAATTCGAGAAGACCACCACCGCACAGCTCGGCGATGCCTGGAGCATGATCCTCGTTCCCGAATCCAAAAACCCAAAAAGCCCGGAGATCACATGGCTCGCAATTCCTTGTGCTGGGCACGACGACAAGCCCCGCTCCGTGCGCAAAAAACTCTGCGACAAGGAAATCCTCCACCAATCGTTCAACCCCTTCCATCTCCACCGTGAGTTGGATCGCCACCTCTGGGGTATGAAAAACCACATCTCCACACGTGAGGTCGCGTCCGCATTCGCCACATTCCTGTTCCTGCCGAAACTGCTGCACCCGGATCTCCTCGTGGAAGCCATCCGCAACGCCTTCAGTGGAAATAGTCTGATGCCCGATTTCTTCGCCTATGCGGAAGCATACGACTCGGACGAAGACAGATACCTCGGCCTCTACACCACTGAGCGTCCGCCTTCCGTCCAGATCGGCGACAGTCTGCTAATCAAACCCGACGCGGCCATGGCTCAAGCCGCAACGACACATCCACCTGACTCCGGCCTCGGCCAGCCAACACACCCCACGCAAGCGGGCAACGGAACAACCACGCCCACAACCACAGGAACCGGCACAAGCCCGCAGCCTGCCCCGCAAGCGGCGACAAAGACGAGATTCTACGGCTCAGTCGAAATCGCCCCACAAAAAGTCAGCTCCTCCGTCCAGAAGGTCGTGGACGAAGTGATCCAACACCTCTCCGCGAAATACGGCAGCAAGCTCACGATTAGCCTCGAAATCGAAGCAGAGAGCGACAGCGGCTTCGACGAAAACACCGTCCGCATCGTCTCCGAGAACGCGAATACCCTTGGATTCAAGGAGAAGGGATTTGAATAG